CTTTCAGCTCCTGGTGCTTCGCTGGATTTTTACGCTCGGGGCCGTACTTGGCTTTCAGTGCCTGCTCTTCCTGGTGATATACCAGGCTAAGCTGCCGCACCCGCTGCGACTGGTCGGTGGAAAGAGCCAGCTTCTGGGTTAGGCGCTGGGCGAAGTGGTCAGCCTGTTGCTCCGGAGTTTTGGGAGCGTGCTTAGGCTTGGCGGCTTCGGTTTTGAGCTTAGCTTTTTTCACCACCGATTGAGCCGAGGCCATGCCAACTGACAAGGAAAAAGTGGCTAACAAAATCAGAATCTTATGCATGAGTACCAGAATTGAGTTGAAAGGAAAAACAAGCTTCACTGGCTTGCGGGTAGCACTTTTACAACTTAGGTGCCAAAAACATGAAGCTTATTTGGGCCCGCGGAAAACGGCTTAGTCCAAGCACCAGCAGGTCAGTGCGGCTACTTATTAAAGCCAGATTAAAAAAAGCTAGGTAGGCTGGGGGCTTTTGCGGTATTTTTGTTTCACACCCTGCGCCGGTTCCTTGAAGCAGCTTATTTCCCTTGTACTCCTGTTCCTGTTTGCGTACAACCTGGTAGGGTTCTATCCGGCTTACACGTGGCGGCAGCATCAGTTTCGGAAGCAGGCTGAGCAGCAGCGCCGGGCCCAACTGCCCGATAAGGCGTTGGTACGCATCCGGGTGGCACGCGCCGGAACTCTGGAACTGCAGTGGCAGGAAAAGCACGAGTTTCGGTGGCGGGGCGGGCTCTACGACGTGGTACGCCAGCACGTGGCGGCCGACAGTATCACCTACTTCTGCTGGCGCGACCAAGGTGAGGAAAAGCTGCTAGCCGGCCTGCAAAAGCATGTTGAGCAGCTAACCCACCCGGACAGCTCAGCCGGGAAAACAGCCAAAAAGCTGTTTGACCACTTATTCAAGCTGGCTATTTTTTCTGCTTCCGCCGCTGAGGTCGTGGCGGCGGCTCTGCAACCGAGCCAGCCGCCCTACCGGGTTTTTTCCTCCGCCATCCGGTGCCTGCCGGCGGCAGTAGTGCAGCCCCCGCCGGAGCGGGCCTGAGGTGCCACCGGGCCGGTTCGGGTATTTTGGCTGGCTTAGCTAGCGCAACACGGCCAGCCGCATGCCGGGCACTCCTTTAGTATAGTAGGTAGACGACCAGAGCCCGGCGACTGAAAAACGGCGCGTTGGGTTTGTTGCTGTCTGCAGGGCGAGTGAGCTGCCATAGTCAGCCAGTCACTCCGCCGCCCGCCGCCACCGGCCGCCTTTCAGTCGGGCCGGGAGCCGCGGCAATTTTCCATCATGACACCTGCCCCGCCAGCCTTAGCTATGGTGGGAGCTAACCCATGGGCCTGGCATTGAGTTGGGCCACAACCTATTCGCATTTCATGAAACCAGTTTTATTCCGGGTGCTCCTGCTATGGGGCGCCCTCTGCCTGAGCACGGGCGCTTTTGCCCAGTTCACCACGTCGGGTATCGTAGTCGACCAACAGACCCGCCAGCCCCTGGTGGGCGCCGTGGTAGCGTCCAGCGCCGCTACCGCCGCCACCACTGATAAGGACGGCCGTTTTCAGCTGACTTCTACCGAAGAACTGCGCACCGTGAAGGTGCAGTACCTGGGCTACCTAGCCCAGGATGTGACCATCAAAGCCGGCAATACCAACGCCCTGACCATTGCTCTGGAGCCATCCAATACAGGGCTGAGCGAAGTACAGGTGGTGGGTTATGCTACCGAGAAAAAGCTGCTCGAAACGCCCGTGGCGTTGAGCGTGGTGACCGAAAAGGACATTCAGCGCAACAACTCCATCTTCCTGCAGAACACCCTGAACCAAGTGCCTGGCGTGCGGATGAACGTGCGCAGCGCCGCCTCGCAGTCGAACCTGGTGATTCGGGGCATCGGCAGCACCTACGGCCGCTTCAGCATCCGCGGCATCAAGCTCTACCAAAACGGTATTCCGCTCTCGGAAGCTGATGGTACCACTTCGCTCGACGACCTGGACTTCACCACCATCGGCCGCATGGACGTAATTAAAGGCCCGGCTTCGAGCATTTACGGGGCTACGTTGGGCGGCGTCGTGTCGTTCCAGACCCGTAAGGCCGCGCCCGGCACCAGCATCAACCTGGGTACTGTAGTCGGCAAATATGGTTTGTTCCGCACCAACACCGGCATCGGCATCGGCACCGATAAAGTAAACCTGCTGGTTAACTACGGCCACCAGGAAACCCGCGGCTTCCGCGACGACCACTCCAACAGCCGCAAGGACTTCGTGACCGTAGCCGGCGACTTTTACGTGAGCGACAAGCAGACCGTCAGTGTATTGGGCACCTACACCAACCAGCACGACAACTACGCCGGGGAGTTGGACAGCACCGACTTTTTCACGAACTACACCAAGTTGGCGCCGGCCTACAAACTTAAGGACGTGGGCGTGGACGCCGAAATTACCCGCTTGGGCCTGACCCACACGTACCGCTTTACCGGCAACTTCGTGAACACCACGACCTTGTTTATGAGCACCTCGTACGCGCTGAGCCCGGCGGAGCCGAGCTTTGCCCACACCCAGCGCGGCAAGCGCGGCGTGCGCAGCGTGTTTACGTACTCGCCCGAGCTAGGTGGGTTGCAGACGCGCTTCGCTGTGGGCACGGAGTACATTTCCAACCAGGACAACAACAAGCGCTACGGCATCACGGCCCTGGGCGCTTCGATGGCTCTGACTTCAGACCAGGAAATCCGCGCGACCCAGCTCAACACTTTTGCCCAGGCCGAGGTGTCGATTACCGAGCACACGACCCTGACCGTGGGCGACAGCTACAACGTGGTGACGTACGACATCCAGGATTTAATTCCTAAGACCGCCCCGGCCCTGAGCCTGACCGGCTACCGGCAGTTTAAACCCGTACACACGCCCCGCGTGGCCCTGATTCACACCTTCAACGACCAATTCTCGGTGTTTGCCCAGTATAGTACCGGCTTCTCGCCGCCCATCAGCAGCCAGATTTCGTTGTCGACCGGCCCGATTAACCCTGATTTGAAGCCCGAGCGCAACAACAACCTGGAGCTGGGCTCCCGCGGCAGCATCCTGGGCAACAAGCTCAACTACGACGTGACGGCCTTCCGCATGCAGGTCAAAAACGGCCTGGTGTCGCAGACCAACGCCGACAAGGTGACTTACTTCGTCAACTCGGGCGAGTCGGAATACAAGGGCGTGGAAGTGGCCTTGTCGGGCAATCTGGTGGCGGCCGACCAAGCCGGCGTGCTGACCCATGTGCGGCCCTTCGTGAGCTACACTTACACTGATGCGGAGTTCAAGTCTTACCAGCTGGCTGCCAACGACTTCAGCGGCAAGCAGGTGCCCGGCACGTTCAAGAACCTCTTCACCGGCGGCCTCGACCTGGAAACCAAGGTGGGCGTGTACCTGAACCTGACCTCGCAGTACACCGACAAAACCCCGATGGCCGACAGCAACAACCGCTTTGCTGCCGCTTACTGGCTGTTTAACAGCAAAGTAGGAGCCCGTGGTAAAATTGCTGGCCACCTGAGCTACGACGTATTTGCCGGTCTCGACAACATCACCGATAAGCACTACGCCGTGTCTATTGCCCTGAACCAGGCCACGCCCGTGAAGGCCCCGACCTTCTACAATCCCGGTATGCCCCGCAACTGGTACAGCGGCGTTAACCTAAGCTACACTTTTTAGAGGGTAGACCCCAGAACGTCATTCCGAGCGAAGCCGAGGAATCTCGCGTGCAATGGTAATAAAAACTACTGTGGCGGGAGAGATGCTTCGACTTCGCTCGATATGCCGCCCTTTCTCAACAACGTCAGCAGGCGAGATGCTCAACTACTTCTCTGCATGACGTTTCAATGCCTTCCAACAACATGAAAAAAGTCCTGTACGCAACCCTGTTGCTGGTTTCGGTGGCCTGCAACCGGTTCCGCAACGAAGATAAAACCGCCGGTGATGTGCCCGGCAAGGAGCGCATCGTGTCGGTGTCGAAGCAGCTCACGGAAATGATTTTTGCCCTCGGCGCCGGAGATAAGCTCGTGGGCGTGGACCTATCGAGCACCTATCCGGCCGAGGCCAAAAAGCTGCCCACTGTGGGCTACCACCGCCTGCTCAACTCCGAAGGCATCGTGTCCTTAAAGCCCACCGTGGTGTATTCCGACGGCAACGTGGCCCCGGAAGCCGTCATGACCCAGCTCCAGAAGGTGGGTATTCCGGTGAAGGAGTTCAAGCAAACCAAGACCATTGAGGAAGCCTGCCAGCTGCTCCAGCAGCTCGGCGACGGGTTCGGCAAGCGTAAAGTGGCCGACAGTCTGGCTCAGCAGCTCACGGCCGACATGGCCACGGCCGCCGAGAAGCGCAAGCAGTTTGGCGACCAGCCCGTGAAGGTGGTTATCATTCACTACGGTCTGCAAAAGAACATTTACCTGGCTATGGGCCAGAAAAGCACCGGCACCCAGATGCTGCAGTGGGCCGGCGGTGTCAATTCTATTGATGCCACCGAGGGTATGAAGCCTATCAGCCCCGAGTTGATTGCCGCCGCCCAGCCCGACGTAATCCTGGCCACCGACTTCGG
Above is a genomic segment from Hymenobacter cellulosivorans containing:
- a CDS encoding TonB-dependent receptor encodes the protein MKPVLFRVLLLWGALCLSTGAFAQFTTSGIVVDQQTRQPLVGAVVASSAATAATTDKDGRFQLTSTEELRTVKVQYLGYLAQDVTIKAGNTNALTIALEPSNTGLSEVQVVGYATEKKLLETPVALSVVTEKDIQRNNSIFLQNTLNQVPGVRMNVRSAASQSNLVIRGIGSTYGRFSIRGIKLYQNGIPLSEADGTTSLDDLDFTTIGRMDVIKGPASSIYGATLGGVVSFQTRKAAPGTSINLGTVVGKYGLFRTNTGIGIGTDKVNLLVNYGHQETRGFRDDHSNSRKDFVTVAGDFYVSDKQTVSVLGTYTNQHDNYAGELDSTDFFTNYTKLAPAYKLKDVGVDAEITRLGLTHTYRFTGNFVNTTTLFMSTSYALSPAEPSFAHTQRGKRGVRSVFTYSPELGGLQTRFAVGTEYISNQDNNKRYGITALGASMALTSDQEIRATQLNTFAQAEVSITEHTTLTVGDSYNVVTYDIQDLIPKTAPALSLTGYRQFKPVHTPRVALIHTFNDQFSVFAQYSTGFSPPISSQISLSTGPINPDLKPERNNNLELGSRGSILGNKLNYDVTAFRMQVKNGLVSQTNADKVTYFVNSGESEYKGVEVALSGNLVAADQAGVLTHVRPFVSYTYTDAEFKSYQLAANDFSGKQVPGTFKNLFTGGLDLETKVGVYLNLTSQYTDKTPMADSNNRFAAAYWLFNSKVGARGKIAGHLSYDVFAGLDNITDKHYAVSIALNQATPVKAPTFYNPGMPRNWYSGVNLSYTF
- a CDS encoding heme/hemin ABC transporter substrate-binding protein; this translates as MKKVLYATLLLVSVACNRFRNEDKTAGDVPGKERIVSVSKQLTEMIFALGAGDKLVGVDLSSTYPAEAKKLPTVGYHRLLNSEGIVSLKPTVVYSDGNVAPEAVMTQLQKVGIPVKEFKQTKTIEEACQLLQQLGDGFGKRKVADSLAQQLTADMATAAEKRKQFGDQPVKVVIIHYGLQKNIYLAMGQKSTGTQMLQWAGGVNSIDATEGMKPISPELIAAAQPDVILATDFGFDRMGGLEKFKTLPGVALTPAAKNNRIYRVEEHDMVYLGPRTGQNVLKLMELIHQPAPKL